A single Nostoc cf. commune SO-36 DNA region contains:
- a CDS encoding CHAT domain-containing protein has translation MAKNCLQITHEGNSIQLSWQRGQANRRTAPAVTFEHPFDKKALEDLRWYLEEYLRFPYGLAPDNAIKIEQKLQTWGEQLFELVFRSSEQGRQFFQESTREGLRECELVIASDNPEVLNLPWELLYSPTDRQFLAPSLAGMSRSLSDYAIRAEMGELPQDKLNILLVIARPYGEKDIALKTIARPLLDSISNIRKKVNIKVLRPPSFEQFERELNDKPGFYHIVHFDGHGDFDPNSQGFQHSFGAAGQGVLVFEAFDGSPQIITAAKIAQNLADCCVPIFVLNACKSAQEGEEKFSSVATRLVSLGAKGVVAMAYSLYAQAAKHFMGRLYGELAAGKSLSTAVSAGRKEVLNQPQRPSPKGEKPLQDWLVPVLYQQENYTPFTPANTVDDIESYFEETVSNLVDFPQEGRYGFTGRDYDILLLERAFRQNNIVLLQGMGGVGKTELAGGFARWLDDTQGRSLIFFISFEDGATLSNVVNQVGRKVWGDKFSQYAADKQQQAVLNYLKHQTCLLIWDNFEPVAGFPAGNEPLLSASERQNLQWFLKDLRSGKSWVLITSRREELWLDCAYRLVNLQGLREQDVEEGSNAIL, from the coding sequence ATGGCGAAAAATTGCTTGCAGATTACTCATGAGGGAAATTCGATTCAACTTTCTTGGCAACGGGGACAAGCGAATCGTCGCACTGCACCAGCAGTAACTTTTGAGCATCCCTTTGATAAAAAAGCATTAGAAGATTTGCGCTGGTATCTGGAAGAGTATCTGCGCTTCCCCTATGGACTAGCCCCAGATAATGCGATAAAAATTGAGCAAAAGTTGCAGACTTGGGGAGAACAGTTATTTGAGTTAGTGTTTCGCAGTAGTGAGCAAGGGCGGCAATTTTTTCAGGAATCTACCAGAGAAGGGTTACGTGAGTGCGAGTTGGTGATTGCTTCTGATAATCCAGAAGTGCTAAATTTGCCTTGGGAGTTACTTTACTCACCAACCGATCGCCAGTTTCTCGCTCCTTCTTTAGCAGGTATGTCTCGCAGTCTCAGCGACTATGCTATCCGAGCAGAAATGGGAGAATTACCCCAAGATAAACTGAATATTTTGCTAGTAATTGCCCGACCTTATGGTGAAAAAGATATTGCTCTCAAAACCATTGCTCGTCCTCTTCTAGACTCAATATCAAATATTCGTAAAAAAGTCAATATTAAAGTATTGCGTCCACCCAGCTTTGAGCAGTTTGAGCGGGAATTAAATGACAAACCAGGGTTTTATCATATTGTTCACTTTGATGGACATGGCGATTTTGACCCCAACAGCCAAGGATTTCAGCATAGCTTCGGTGCTGCGGGACAAGGAGTTTTAGTATTTGAAGCGTTCGATGGTTCACCACAAATTATTACAGCAGCGAAAATTGCTCAGAATTTAGCAGATTGTTGCGTGCCGATTTTTGTCTTGAATGCTTGCAAATCTGCTCAGGAGGGAGAAGAAAAGTTTTCTTCAGTGGCGACGCGCTTAGTGTCCTTGGGGGCTAAGGGTGTGGTAGCAATGGCTTATAGTCTATATGCCCAAGCTGCTAAACATTTCATGGGGCGATTGTACGGCGAACTAGCAGCAGGTAAAAGTCTCTCAACGGCAGTAAGTGCAGGGCGAAAGGAAGTTTTAAATCAGCCACAGCGTCCCAGCCCCAAAGGAGAAAAACCGCTACAAGATTGGCTAGTCCCGGTGCTATATCAACAAGAAAACTATACACCGTTTACACCCGCAAATACAGTTGATGATATTGAAAGTTACTTTGAAGAAACTGTTAGTAATTTAGTGGATTTTCCCCAGGAGGGACGCTACGGTTTTACTGGGAGAGATTACGATATTTTACTTTTAGAACGGGCATTTCGCCAAAACAATATTGTGTTGTTGCAAGGTATGGGAGGTGTGGGTAAAACTGAGTTAGCTGGAGGTTTTGCTCGATGGCTAGATGATACTCAGGGACGCTCTCTGATATTCTTTATCTCCTTTGAAGATGGCGCAACCTTGAGTAATGTTGTCAATCAAGTGGGTAGGAAGGTTTGGGGAGATAAATTTTCCCAGTATGCGGCTGATAAACAACAGCAAGCTGTATTAAACTATCTGAAACATCAAACTTGTTTGTTGATTTGGGATAACTTTGAACCAGTTGCGGGGTTCCCGGCGGGGAATGAGCCGTTATTGAGTGCTAGTGAGCGACAGAATTTACAATGGTTTCTTAAAGATTTGCGGAGTGGGAAATCTTGGGTATTGATTACTAGTCGTCGTGAGGAGCTTTGGCTTGATTGTGCTTACCGTTTAGTGAATTTGCAGGGACTGCGTGAGCAAGATGTGGAGGAAGGGAGCAATGCGATTTTGTGA